The following are encoded in a window of Prochlorococcus marinus str. MIT 1013 genomic DNA:
- a CDS encoding putative quinol monooxygenase, producing the protein MSFGAETPFILLARIQVKPDKVQEYLLLAAKTDKAVEDSEPGMLHHTFDQDPENPLCFVWSEVYKNDEAFLAHLANPPVAEYLQCHAELGDNFTVEVYGTVGEKCKAAMGSTGLPLKIFESKLGYSRV; encoded by the coding sequence CGTATTCAAGTGAAGCCAGACAAGGTTCAAGAATATTTATTACTTGCCGCTAAAACTGATAAGGCTGTTGAGGATTCAGAACCAGGAATGTTGCACCATACTTTTGATCAAGATCCCGAGAATCCTCTTTGTTTCGTTTGGTCCGAAGTTTATAAAAATGACGAAGCTTTCCTTGCTCATTTAGCAAATCCACCTGTAGCGGAATATTTACAGTGTCATGCAGAACTTGGAGATAATTTTACCGTCGAGGTTTATGGGACTGTTGGAGAAAAATGCAAAGCGGCAATGGGATCAACTGGATTGCCATTGAAAATTTTTGAAAGCAAACTTGGTTACAGCAGGGTCTAA